The following are encoded in a window of Wolbachia endosymbiont (group B) of Hofmannophila pseudospretella genomic DNA:
- the glmS gene encoding glutamine--fructose-6-phosphate transaminase (isomerizing) translates to MCGILGIVSSDDSVIPTLLTALQKLEYRGYDSSGIAIINNRGKIEVKKSEGKVERLCEVVHESKISSSKVGIAHTRWATHGVPNLKNAHPIYINNVVVAHNGIIENYNILKKDLEEKGVSFHTDTDTEVIPNILTAYLNEGLSPVDSILQCLNNLQGSLALALLFAEYPDTLFVAKRNLPLAIGYNCNKVFAASDTNALSSFVEKILHLEDNDIAVIKSNEFSIYNNGTQVKRRTENSSPRNFLISKNGYPSFMLKEIFEQPYALNKTINQFYKQYKEINKELFSELGYITIVGCGSSYFAGLIAKCWLESIAQIRVYLEISSEFRYSSVKLEEGSIGLFISQSGETADTMEALRYARLQKQMIISIINTFNSSIEKASDIVLHTLAGPEIGVASTKTFSTQLAILACFAVELGKIKGILGRERIKELSGAINSIPEHVEHVLNVMEIQHISGSILEHNNIIIIGRGSSYGVAMEGALKIKELSYINTIGIAAGEMKHGSIALIDSTVLVIAIIPYDNLFFKTLSNIQEIIARKGKVIAFSDKQGAPLLKGICIDVVQLPEVDNFVSPIIYSVAMQFLAYSIAEKKGLDVDCPRNLAKSVTVE, encoded by the coding sequence GTGTGTGGAATATTAGGTATAGTAAGTAGCGATGATTCAGTAATACCAACTTTACTAACCGCGTTGCAAAAATTGGAATACAGAGGGTATGACTCTTCAGGTATAGCAATTATAAATAATAGAGGTAAGATAGAAGTCAAAAAATCAGAAGGTAAAGTTGAAAGATTATGTGAAGTTGTTCATGAGAGCAAGATATCTAGTAGCAAAGTTGGTATAGCACATACTCGTTGGGCTACACATGGAGTTCCAAATCTTAAAAATGCTCATCCCATTTATATAAATAATGTTGTTGTTGCTCATAATGGCATAATTGAAAATTACAATATATTAAAAAAGGACCTGGAGGAAAAGGGAGTATCTTTTCATACCGACACTGATACAGAAGTAATACCAAACATATTAACTGCATATCTTAATGAAGGATTGTCACCAGTTGATTCTATATTACAGTGTCTAAACAATTTACAAGGTTCACTTGCTTTGGCTTTATTATTTGCAGAATATCCAGATACTTTATTTGTTGCAAAAAGAAATTTGCCTTTAGCAATAGGATATAACTGTAATAAAGTATTTGCTGCCTCTGATACTAATGCTTTGAGTTCATTTGTAGAAAAAATATTGCATTTAGAAGATAATGATATTGCAGTAATAAAATCTAACGAATTTAGTATATATAATAATGGTACACAAGTTAAACGCAGAACAGAAAATAGCAGTCCAAGAAATTTTCTAATTAGTAAAAATGGTTACCCTAGCTTTATGCTAAAAGAAATTTTTGAGCAACCGTATGCATTAAACAAAACAATAAATCAATTTTATAAACAATATAAAGAAATCAACAAAGAATTATTTTCTGAACTAGGTTACATTACTATAGTTGGATGCGGTTCATCCTATTTTGCTGGACTAATAGCAAAGTGTTGGCTGGAAAGTATTGCTCAAATTCGGGTATATCTAGAAATCTCGTCAGAATTTAGGTATAGCAGCGTCAAGCTCGAAGAAGGTAGTATTGGCTTATTCATTTCTCAATCTGGTGAAACTGCAGATACTATGGAAGCACTACGTTATGCGAGATTGCAGAAACAAATGATCATTAGCATAATTAATACATTTAATAGCAGCATAGAAAAAGCCTCAGATATTGTATTGCATACTCTTGCTGGACCTGAGATTGGTGTTGCTTCGACAAAAACCTTTTCTACGCAGCTTGCAATTTTAGCATGCTTTGCTGTAGAACTTGGAAAAATAAAAGGTATACTGGGTAGAGAGAGGATAAAGGAACTAAGCGGTGCTATTAATTCTATTCCCGAACATGTTGAGCATGTTTTGAATGTGATGGAAATACAACATATATCAGGCAGTATATTAGAGCACAATAATATAATTATAATTGGGAGAGGAAGCTCATATGGAGTTGCAATGGAAGGTGCATTGAAGATAAAAGAGCTTTCATATATCAACACAATTGGTATTGCAGCGGGAGAAATGAAGCACGGTTCTATCGCTTTGATAGACTCTACTGTACTTGTTATCGCAATTATTCCTTACGATAATTTATTCTTTAAAACGCTATCCAATATACAAGAGATTATTGCAAGAAAAGGTAAAGTAATTGCCTTTAGTGATAAGCAAGGAGCACCGCTCTTAAAGGGAATTTGCATAGATGTGGTGCAACTTCCAGAAGTTGACAATTTTGTTTCTCCAATTATCTACAGTGTTGCTATGCAATTTCTTGCTTATTCTATTGCAGAAAAAAAAGGGTTAGATGTAGATTGTCCGAGAAATTTAGCTAAATCTGTCACAGTTGAGTAA
- the yajC gene encoding preprotein translocase subunit YajC codes for MFISEVFAADATNNVSASVASFIPLILIFVVFYFLIIRPNHKKLKEHRRMIDQIKRGDTVITSSGIIGEVNKVDEVNAQLILEIAPKIEIKILKSAISEILNKEIQKPVAKSIEKSKVEKNGKKNKLEESKKDKNAS; via the coding sequence ATGTTCATTTCTGAGGTTTTTGCGGCAGATGCGACTAACAATGTATCAGCATCTGTTGCTAGCTTTATTCCACTCATTTTAATATTTGTAGTATTTTATTTTCTCATTATTCGCCCCAATCACAAAAAACTAAAAGAACATAGAAGGATGATAGATCAAATAAAACGTGGTGATACGGTTATTACTTCTAGTGGAATAATAGGTGAAGTAAACAAAGTTGACGAAGTAAATGCACAACTAATACTAGAAATAGCACCAAAAATTGAAATAAAAATCCTAAAGTCTGCTATATCTGAAATCTTAAATAAAGAAATTCAAAAGCCAGTAGCTAAATCTATTGAAAAAAGCAAAGTTGAAAAGAATGGCAAGAAAAATAAACTAGAGGAAAGTAAAAAAGACAAAAATGCTTCATAA
- the rpsB gene encoding 30S ribosomal protein S2, giving the protein MTNLPKVTIRDLAESGVHFGHKVSRWNAKMAPYIYGVHQQNRIHIIDLRKTLPLLEAAMKALYDVASQDGRILFVGTKFQALDIVASEAVRCGQYYVNDRWLGGMLTNWNTVSSSIKTLIQYEKILNDEDSILTKKELGNIEKKRKKLDKELGGIREMGAVPDILFIIDTNKEHIAVKEAKKLGIPVIGVLDTNSDPDGIAYPIPGNDDSRKSIELYCKLVADSILAGIESSLTRSRVKDDELIQEKEEDIVQTKKKRIKVEIEREVIVSK; this is encoded by the coding sequence ATGACAAATTTGCCTAAAGTCACTATACGTGATTTAGCTGAATCTGGTGTGCATTTTGGCCATAAAGTTAGTCGCTGGAATGCGAAAATGGCCCCATATATATATGGTGTACATCAACAGAATCGTATACACATAATAGACTTACGGAAAACATTACCATTGTTAGAGGCGGCGATGAAAGCTTTATACGATGTTGCATCTCAAGATGGTCGCATTTTATTTGTTGGTACGAAATTTCAAGCTTTAGATATTGTTGCAAGTGAAGCAGTTCGTTGTGGTCAGTATTATGTAAATGATCGATGGCTTGGTGGTATGCTTACTAATTGGAACACTGTTTCTTCTTCGATAAAAACTTTGATACAATATGAGAAAATATTGAATGATGAAGATAGTATCTTAACAAAAAAAGAATTAGGAAACATTGAAAAGAAAAGAAAAAAGCTTGATAAAGAATTGGGTGGAATTAGAGAAATGGGAGCAGTTCCTGATATTTTATTTATTATTGATACTAACAAAGAGCATATAGCGGTTAAAGAGGCTAAAAAACTGGGTATTCCTGTAATTGGAGTACTTGATACCAATTCTGACCCAGATGGTATTGCCTATCCTATACCAGGAAATGATGATTCAAGAAAATCAATAGAGCTCTATTGTAAATTAGTTGCTGATTCTATATTAGCTGGAATAGAGTCTAGTTTGACAAGGTCTAGAGTTAAGGATGATGAGCTTATTCAAGAAAAAGAAGAGGATATTGTGCAAACTAAAAAGAAGCGTATTAAGGTTGAAATAGAAAGGGAGGTAATAGTAAGTAAATGA
- the tsf gene encoding translation elongation factor Ts: protein MKMDSSSIRELRDRTGLGLSDCKKALEECDGDIKKAVDRLRTIGFAKADKKSDRVASDGLIAMCLAKNYGVLVKVNCETDFVARNEKFITLVSNLASIACQERCTSLDELKNAKYEDVGTVQKAIMSGTSVLGEKLELSNLCYLEIKDGIIAGYVHGDMPGLGKIGALVALQSSDDTQEIGKQIAMHVVAMKPEALSIDDLDQEKLNNERSIIEEQVKSLNKPEEVAKKIVDGRMAKYYEEVVLLEQKFIKDDKMKIADFIESSAVKLANYKLLTLDGANK, encoded by the coding sequence ATGAAGATGGATTCAAGTAGTATAAGGGAATTACGCGATAGAACAGGGCTTGGCTTAAGCGATTGTAAGAAAGCGTTAGAAGAGTGTGATGGTGATATTAAGAAAGCCGTTGATAGGTTACGTACAATAGGATTTGCTAAAGCTGACAAAAAGTCTGATAGAGTAGCTTCGGATGGGCTTATTGCTATGTGCTTGGCTAAAAATTATGGTGTATTGGTTAAAGTCAATTGTGAAACTGATTTTGTTGCTAGAAATGAGAAGTTCATAACATTAGTTTCAAATTTAGCATCAATTGCTTGTCAAGAACGTTGTACTAGTCTTGATGAGTTAAAAAATGCCAAATATGAAGATGTTGGTACAGTGCAGAAAGCTATTATGAGTGGTACATCGGTTCTTGGTGAGAAGTTAGAGTTAAGCAATCTTTGCTACCTAGAGATTAAGGATGGGATTATTGCTGGCTATGTACATGGTGATATGCCTGGCTTAGGTAAGATTGGTGCTTTAGTAGCATTGCAATCATCTGATGATACACAAGAGATTGGAAAGCAAATAGCTATGCATGTAGTTGCTATGAAACCTGAAGCTTTATCTATAGATGATTTAGATCAAGAAAAATTAAACAATGAGCGTTCTATAATTGAGGAGCAAGTAAAGAGCTTAAATAAACCTGAAGAGGTAGCGAAAAAAATAGTAGATGGACGAATGGCTAAATACTATGAAGAAGTTGTTCTGCTAGAGCAGAAGTTTATAAAGGATGATAAAATGAAGATTGCTGATTTTATAGAATCAAGTGCTGTTAAATTAGCTAATTATAAGTTACTTACTTTGGATGGTGCAAATAAGTAA
- the pyrH gene encoding UMP kinase, whose translation MVQISNKTSEVKYPRVLFKISGEALMGSKLFGHDMEVIDKLSKDIVEVCNLGVQVCIVVGGGNIFRGASASLSGCERASSDYIGMLGTVINALILQNFLEKSSIVSRVLSAIPMTTICEPYIRRKAIHHLEEGRVIIFAAGTGNPFFTTDTAAALRAVEMNCNVILKGTQVSGVYSADPKKNENAVMYDRLSYTDLLTRDLKVMDASAISLARENSIPIVVFSLKSEKMVNIIKGQGTYTIVSDYKH comes from the coding sequence ATGGTGCAAATAAGTAACAAAACTTCAGAAGTAAAATACCCCAGAGTGTTATTTAAAATCTCTGGGGAGGCTTTGATGGGATCAAAGCTATTTGGCCATGATATGGAAGTTATAGATAAACTATCCAAAGACATAGTTGAAGTTTGTAATCTCGGAGTTCAAGTTTGTATTGTTGTTGGTGGTGGGAATATTTTTCGTGGTGCATCAGCATCTTTAAGTGGCTGTGAGAGAGCAAGCAGTGATTATATTGGAATGCTTGGTACTGTCATTAATGCTTTAATTTTGCAAAATTTTTTAGAAAAAAGCTCTATAGTCTCTAGGGTGTTGTCTGCTATACCTATGACTACTATATGTGAGCCTTATATAAGAAGGAAGGCTATTCATCATTTAGAAGAGGGCAGGGTGATAATTTTTGCAGCAGGAACGGGTAATCCATTTTTTACTACGGATACAGCTGCAGCTTTACGCGCTGTTGAAATGAATTGTAATGTTATTTTAAAAGGTACGCAAGTAAGTGGCGTGTATTCTGCTGATCCAAAAAAAAATGAGAATGCTGTAATGTACGATAGGCTTTCTTACACAGATTTGTTAACTCGTGATTTGAAGGTTATGGATGCGTCAGCAATTTCACTTGCTCGTGAAAATTCTATTCCAATAGTAGTTTTTTCTTTGAAAAGTGAAAAAATGGTCAATATTATTAAAGGTCAAGGTACTTATACTATAGTCTCAGATTATAAACATTAG
- the frr gene encoding ribosome recycling factor, with protein MLNEIKAKTKERMLKTIQSFHDDMKGVRTGRANSSLLDGIVVNIYGGHQKLNQVAGVSAIDNKTLSVKVWDATVIGEVKNAIINANLNLNPVVEGNTIRIVLPDLTQETREKLVKLLHQFSENARVAIRNIRRDVMEEIEEMKKNKEISEDDFHVAKKEIQNITDDNVKKVDDDLSIKEKDILHH; from the coding sequence ATGTTAAACGAAATAAAAGCTAAAACAAAAGAAAGAATGCTAAAAACTATTCAGTCTTTTCATGATGATATGAAAGGTGTACGTACTGGTAGAGCTAACTCATCATTACTTGATGGTATAGTTGTAAATATCTATGGTGGACATCAAAAACTGAACCAAGTTGCAGGCGTTTCAGCTATAGATAACAAAACTCTATCAGTTAAAGTTTGGGATGCTACTGTTATCGGTGAAGTAAAAAATGCGATAATCAATGCTAACCTGAATTTAAATCCTGTTGTTGAAGGAAATACTATACGTATAGTTCTGCCAGACTTAACACAAGAAACTCGTGAAAAATTAGTGAAATTATTGCATCAATTTTCTGAAAATGCACGAGTTGCAATTAGAAATATACGCAGAGATGTTATGGAAGAAATAGAGGAAATGAAGAAAAATAAGGAAATCTCAGAAGATGATTTTCATGTTGCCAAAAAGGAAATACAAAACATTACTGATGATAATGTAAAAAAA